The sequence CCGTAAGGACAGTTAAAGGATTGGTTTAAGCTATTCAAGTAAAAACAATCAATACATTTGCATtactttagaaaataaaatagttgTTGGTCTCACTAAAactgaaaatttaaaatacatgtaaacaaacacacccagaccaaactggtttatacttcaCCGTTCCTTTCCTGAGCTTTTACAGAATAAACCAGTGAATAGAAGACGAAAAAGGTTGTGTTATAAAACAACCAGTTCAGGCTGACTCATGCAGCCTAAATAAGTTTATACAGTAAGACCCCTGCAAGTTATACAGTATATTACAATTagtttgacatttattttatttttcaaacttACACCAAACAGCTGAGGTCAGCCAGGTCATCGATGAAGTCAAAAAGCTGGCTGATGTCATACGTTATGGATGGACTGTTGGGGTTCATTCTCTTTAGATGCTCCTCATACATCTTACACACTCCTGTGCAGAAGAGAAAATACAATATATGAAACTCCTTGCTGTTAAATGACCTATTTAATGTAAtgaatacatttattaaagtatAAATCAACATGTTTTGATCCCTGACCCTGTATGAGATATTTGCAAACATGTAGAGTGTTCAATGCAAGTGAATGCCCCTGCTGCTTCAGCtaatttaaaacttttgtttttatccatttatcttTTACAGCTACATAAACCCATCCTGAATGATACTGCTGCTATAAATGTATCTGCAGCCCTGATCTGAGATGTGTACATGAGTAAAAGAAACATTGCTGCTCAGATTGTAATGTCAATCCTTCATTTgcttagttaaaaaataaacgtAAAAGAATTCACTGAAAACTTCCCAAAAAGGTAAAATATAATGGCAATACCTGTGCAATCTAGCTGCAAGATAAAATACTACCATGTCAGGTTTTTTTATATGATGTAAACCTACAAGTAGTATTTAAAAAAGGCAATGCACAAAACTACCACCCGCTTACCCTCCATACACTCGTTGACTGATTCATAATCAGCATATGTCCGTCCTTCTGGCCTCTTTGTGGGCTGCACCAACAGGATAGTGTGAGACTGTGAAATCAGATGTGTATAGttaaagtttgattaaaacaatcATTTACATGCCTTACGAAAAAGGCGAAAAtaagttacatttacagaaataaggtaaaaaaaatatttattccaaATGTTTGAGTGTATATTCTAGAGACAGTACTAAATTATCACTTGCTTGGTAATATTTTGGTATAAACTTATTTGATTTAACggtacttttatttatttcaattttttaaGAAGCAACCTCTTTCAATGTACAAAGTAAACAGACACATAACTGTGTTTTAGACAACACTTAAAACGACCATTTACAtggataaaagataaataaatcaataacggCTGAAATAACCTCGTTCATAATCCGTTTTACAGTCAAGATGTGTTTTGTCAGTGTGACTCGTTACAACGGCTAAATGTGTGCCCCACGTACATGCTAACTCCCGTTAGCAAAGACATACTATCTTTACCAAACTCCCTTCTGAATAAGAAtactacaaaacaaaagtataacAAGTATCTTTTATAAAGTAATTGTACCAAAATGTACAAACCATGGTTTTGGTGGCTTTTTATATCGCTTTGGATCGAATTCCTGGGATTCTGGCGACCTCTGAGCGAGATGACCTTTGACACCGGAAGAACAACTTACAAGAACCTAAAACTTAATTATTATGGAATGCGATATATTTTAACATAGTACGGGGGCTAATTGCTGGTTTGAATAACTTAAATAAGATCCAAATAATTATACAAATTGAAGGCTAATTCCACATTTCTAGTGAAGCATCAacaaatcaaattaataaaCGCTCTAAATAAAACAGTCTTGCTCTTGAACGCTCCCTTAACCTGGGAGAGCAGGAAGTAATATACAGCTGCGACCGGATGTTCTGTGAGAAGACAggaacaacaaagaagaagggGTAACCGGGGTGTAAACCTGCTcgacaaaacaaaattaaagaaaatatctaCTGTTCATAGTAGGTAAGAGTGGTTAATATTCGgccattttaaaaagaactaCATTTAATTTAAGCTTTGCAAGTTATCCACTGTTTGCCGCCCAGAACGGCCGCTACTTGCTGTGCCGTATTAACAGTATAGGCTAACGTTGACTAGCCATTGTAGCCATTCTGCAACTTTGAAATATCTATAAAGGTATAGTATCCAATTACATAATTAGCCTTATCACcccttattttatatataatctCCCCGTATTATCGGTATGCAGCTGAGCTGCTAACCTGTAGCTGTTTAGCCAATATT comes from Melanotaenia boesemani isolate fMelBoe1 chromosome 20, fMelBoe1.pri, whole genome shotgun sequence and encodes:
- the LOC121631146 gene encoding enhancer of rudimentary homolog translates to MSHTILLVQPTKRPEGRTYADYESVNECMEGVCKMYEEHLKRMNPNSPSITYDISQLFDFIDDLADLSCLVYRADTQTYQPYNKDWIKEKIYVLLRRQAQQAGK